In Candidatus Neomarinimicrobiota bacterium, the genomic stretch GGCGTTGAATTAGACACATTAGCCACCATCGATACGCCAGGTGAGGCCCTGGAAGTTCAATTTTACGAAAATTATCTGCTCAGTGCCAATAATATGGCTGGTATGAGCATCTTTGATCTGGGGGATGGGGGGAACAGCCTGACCCACCTGGCTGATATTGAAGTAGCCGGCTGGGTTAAACAGATCAGTATTTGGAATGACATAGCAGTTCTAGGTTGTGGGGAAAATGGGATATTTCTGGTGGATCTGAGTGATCCGGAACATCCCCGGGTTGATCAGGCCATTGATGCCGGATATACCTATCGTACTTATGTAGCAAACGATATAATCTACGCTGCTACACGTGAGGGGGTTAAACGCTATCGCATAGAAAGCAGATAACCAATGTTTAGATCCATTCAAATATTCATCACCACGCTACTTGCTCTCAATTTTTTGGGAGCAACTGATCTTATCCGACCTAAGCAGGAACTGACCCCTGTGGATGGTGGGATCCAGGTTAAACTTGATTTTCAACATATTTCTGAGACCCAGTGGCGCGATCTGCTGGCCCAGCCCCAATCCTTTCATGAATTTGGTTACGGTGTGGCAGGTGAACCCGGTGAAGCTGCCCTGCCTATGATCACCATGGTAATCCCGGTAACTGTCTCCGGTTCGATCCATGTAACGGCGCTGACTCGCACTGAGATCGCATTGGAAAATCCCGTGTTAAAGTCCAGCCCTGCAGGTCATTTGGACTCAGACCAACAGGCCCGGGAGATCAGGAATTTTGATTGGGGTCAGGCTGTCCGTTCCCAGGATAATGATATAATTTTAGGTGACCTTGTGAACATGCGAGGTCAGCAATTTCTACCCATCACGCTGCATCCCCTGCAATTAGACCCCACTGATCGGTCATTGAGCATTACCAGTACGCTGGAATTCGAGCTTCTCGGTGTCGAGTTAACCGAAACCATTCAAAGAACCGAAGATGGTGGTATTCGATCCATTAGTTTACCGACAGATCAGTTTGCACCCAAAGGCCACTATCTCATCATCACCACTCCAACCTTTGAGTCGTATATCCAATATTTTGCTGACTGGAAACTGCGCCAGGGTTACGAAGTGACCATTGTTAACACGACTACAACTGGTCAATCAGCCTATAATATCAAGGCGTATCTACAGGGAGTCTGGGACACCTGGGAAAGCCGACCCGATTATCTGGTTTTAGTGGGAGATGTTGATCAGGGGCTTCCCGGTCACTATGTCCAGAACCCTGAAGGGGACAATCTGGTCACTGATCATCCCTACGCTCTGTTGGAGGGGGATGATTCCTTTCCGGAATTAATGGTGGGACGACTTTCCGTTGATACCATCTCGGAGTTGATCGCTTTTACTGCCAAGATCGTGGCTTACGAGAGCAACCCGTACATGATCAATACAGATTGGTTCCAACGTGCTTTGATGATCTCCACAACCTGGGGAGCAGCCTCAGCGCAAGCCACCAAAGAATGGGTGGCAGACAAGTTGGTCGAAAATGGCTTTGAGCAGGTCTATACGGCTTATCACCCGGCGCAATCCTCCGCTTCTGCGATTTCCAACCCCATCAACCAGGGTGTGGCTTATGTGAATTATCGTGGTTACGGAATGTATAATGGCTGGTATGGACCAGACTTCACCAACGATAATATTCAAAGTTTGATCCACAATGGTTCCAGAACTCCGGTGATTACTTCAGTGGTGTGCGGTGGCGGTAATTTTGCCTCTTATGTGGATCCCTGCTTTGGCGAAAAATGGACCCGGATCGGCACCATGAACAATCCCAAAGGAGCTGTGGCATTTTTTGGTCCCAGTGAACTGTACACCCATACCCAGTTTAATAATGTTATCGATATCGGGATCTATTCCGGTATCTTTGATCTGGGGTTAACCACACTGGGTGAAGCACTTTGGCATGGTAAATTTGAACTCTGGCGTAATTATCACCAGAATACCTATCTTCCTTTTGGTCATACCCCGGAATTCTATCATTATGTTTACAATCTGTTGGGTGATCCAGGGATGCAGCTATGGACCGATGTCCCGCAATTGCTCAATGTTGAGCATATCGACACACTATCCAGCGGAGATAATGCCCTGGTTGTGAGTGTGACAACAGGTTCAGGAACAGTCATTCCTGGTGCCTATGTTGCTTTGTTTAATGACGAAAATGCCATCGGTGGCTATAGTGATGCCAATGGTCAGATCCAGCTTCCTTTTCAGTCTGGCACAGAATCGGAGATTATGCTCACCGTTACCGGGAAAAATTTATTTCCCTATCTGGTTACTTTACCCATCGTTGCCTCAGATTACCCGCTGTCCTTGAGCGACTGGACCCTATCAGCAGATGGTTCTCTGGTTGCCGGACAGACCGGGGCAATGGATCTGACCCTGGTGAGTAACGGTGTCGAGCTTAATAATGTTACCCTTCGTTTTACAAGTACCACGGCAGGTGTGACGGTTCCGGATATCATCACTATTCCCAACATTCCAGCCGGAAATGTGCATGTGGAGGAGCAAGTAGAGCTCTCTACTGATGCCCATCTGGGACATGCAACTCCTGTCAATATTGCTGTGGAAGTGGCTACAGGCACAGAGATCTGGACCTGGTATCAAACGTTCAGTGTGCAGGCACCTCAAGTGACCATCAGTGCTCTAAATGTGATTGATGGCGCTCTGAATGCCGGAGATTCTGCCGAAGTAGAGATCGAGCTGTTGAATATGGGTGGTGTCCCATCAGATCAGGTCACGGTCATACCCCTGGCACATAACCTGGTGAGCTTTGATCATGGATCCCTGGTCTGTCCTGGTCTGGGAGTAGATGAAAGTGGAGATGTCTCCAATACTTTGAACCTGATCTTCAGCGAGCAGATCTTCCCTGGTGAAAGAATAAAGCTGCATTTTGAATGCATTCAGGCCGGTTTGATTGACACCCTGGAGTTTTGGCTTCAAGTTGGCGAGATCAACCGCTATGGTCCGTCGCAGGTGGATGATTATGGTTATCGGATGTTTGATAATTTTGATCTGGCCTACACCAAAACCCAGGCCTATGAGTGGGTGGAATTAGACCCGGTTCTGGGAGGTTCAGGCAGTCTTATCAACATGCATGATACCTATGAAGAAGGAGATGCCTCCCGGGTCATTGCCTTGCCTTTTGAGGTCAATTATTATGGAGAAAGCTATAACCAGATCACGGTTTGCACCAATGGTTGGGCCGCTTTTGGCAATCAATCAGCAGTGAATTTTCACAACCGTACGATTCCCTCTCCCGTGGGACCTGATGCCATGCTGGCACCTTATTGGGATGATCTGGCCACGAACCCCGGCACTGTTTTGCAGTTGACATCACCAGGTCAGGATCATTTCGTTATTCAGTGGAATCGCATGCGCAATTTGTGGTATCAGACCGATCTGAGTTTTCAGATCATCATCTATAACACCAATGACCATCCCACCGATTCAGGTGATAATGATATCAAGTTCCAATACAAAAGTTATGACAATATTGACCTGCAAGCGAACTTCTCAACCACTGGGATCGAAGCTCCAGATAGCCAGACCGGACTATTGGCATCTTACAATAATATGAATGACCCCAGCATTGGTTATTTGGCAAATCAGACAGCTCTTTTATTTACCACTGATCGTGGTGAACGACTTGCAGACGGCATGGCTGCAGTCAACACTACCAGTTTGAGTTTTACCCAGAACCCTTGGTCCACAGGCAGAGATTCCATTATTATTTCCAACGTAGGTGAGTCACCACTGGCGTATAATATTCACATTAATTCCACTTCGGATTTGATGCTGGCACCTCAGATAATCGTAGATCCCACTATCCATAAAGCAACTCCAGATGAGGTGGCTGATACACCCGGTATTCGCGAGGGTAGTGACGCTTTCGGATATACCTGGAAAAAAAGCATTGATGAGGGTGGACCGGATTACAACTGGGTCGATATTGCCATTCCACCCAATATTTTGAATTACACCGCTGATCCTGATGACAGCAGTATTGGTCCTGTATCATTGGGTTTTGAATTTCCCTATTATGGTGATGTGTATTCAGGGATCCATATTAGCAGCAATGGCACTTTTTCATTCATGAGCAACTATGCTCCCTGGTTAAATACGGTGTTGCCTACTGCTTCAGCCCCGTCAGCTTTGGTTGCTCCGTGGTGGGAGGATCTGAATAATGATGAAGGACCCCAGGGAACCATCTATTTTTGGACCAATAATTACGATCAATGTATCATCACCTGGCAGGATTTCCCCAAATGGGGCACCAGCAACCTGTATACCTTTCAAGTGATCATGGATGCTTTTGGCAAGATCATTTTTCAGTACCAGACCATTGACGGACCAACCACCAGTGCCACGGTTGGAATGCAGAATGCAGCGCGAAACATTGGTTTGCAGATCCATTATAACGAGACCACCACCTTTGCAGCCGAAACGGCCATTTCTATTTTGCCACCCGTCCAGTGGTTTGCTGCTTCAGGTTGGTCAGGTCAGATAGCACCTGGAGCTTCCAGCAGTTTTGTGGTTGATGTGCAAACCCGGAATTTGGATCCCGGACACTACGAGATACCCATGATCCTGACCACCAGTGCCATCAATTTTCCCATGGCTGATCTGCTGGTTTCACTGGATATCATCACGGGACAGCCTCCTGCAGGTGATTTGAATGGTGATTATCTGATAAATATCACTGACTTGATGAGTTTGTTGGATTTTATTCTTGTGCTGGAGGATATGAGTGAAGCACAGTTTATGCTGGCGGATCTATCGGCTGATAACACCGTGGATGTCATCGATGTGATCTTGCTGGTGGAGACGATCCTGGAAAATAATTAACTTGAATGAAACGGGAACTGTAGAGTTCTATCGAAAAAAAGGTACTAAAATAATGCGACTATTAAGCTTGCTTCTGATAACCGGAAGCCTTTTTGCAACTGGGAATTTTTCATGGGTTGAGGATGGCGTTCCAGTTCGCCAGGGAGTGCATATCGAATGGCAGCGTACCGGTGATGTCGGCGCCGCTGGTGAGATGATTTTTGCCTGGTCTGACACTCGCACGGGAGATCGTGATATTTATGTTCAAAAGATCGATACATCGGGGCAATTGCTCTGGGGATCAACCGGTATTAGAGCCACCCCTGTTGATGGCCGACAGGAAGATCCCGTTTTGGTTTCTGATGGAGCTGGTGGCGCTTTTCTGGCCTGGATTGATTACCGTGATGATGAATATGGTGATGTCTATGCTCAGCATCTTGATGAAAATGGAAATTTATCCTGGGATCCGGCCGGTGTGGCTCTGGCTGTGAATGCCGGGTCACAACAGACTGCCAATATGGCTCGGGGTGCTGTTGGATCTGCCTATGTAATTTGGAACGATGGCTCACTTTCAGAATCAGGGGACATCTTTGGGACTGTCCTCAGTCTGGATGGACCTCTGGCCACAGGGGGCACTGATGGTTTTTCACTGGTGAATGCCCCTGGAACCCAAACTGGCCACAGTATTGAAACCAGCGGTAGCGAAGTGGTTGTGGTTTGGCGTGATACACGTGATGTGAATGATCCAAATATCTATGGACAGCGGCTGGATGTGAATTTTACCGGATTATGGGGTGAAAATGGTCGTTTGGTCTGTGGAAATGACGCAGATCAGGTCTATCCGAAGGTTGCTCCGGCAAATGGAAACGCAGTAGTCGTTTCCTGGCTGGATGTTCGCAATAATATTAAAACAGATATATTCTCGCAACTGCTGGATGAAAATGGTGACGAGTTGTGGACCGCAGATGGTCTTCCTGTCACCAACCTCAGTTCAGAGCAGAAGGCTTGCCGGGTAAAGTCGAATGGCATTGACCAGATCTACTATGTCTGGGAAGATTTTCGCAACAACGCTCAAGACCCTGATATATACATGCAGAGTATCAACCTGGCTGGCGTTACCCAGTGGGCTGATGATGGTATTCCCATCGCTGAAGTGACCCTTAAACAGAAACAACCCCGCTTTACTCTGGCTGACGATGGGGGCATGTTCGTGACCTGGCTGGATGAAAGAGCGGGTGGGTTTCCCAAATCAGATATATATCTCCAACATGTTGATCTGGCTGGCAATATCGGGTTTGCCGAGAATGGCTTGGCTTTGACTTCGGGGTATCAATATCAAACAGGTGGTCTGGTTCGTCCGGATGGAGCAGGTGGTGCGCTGGTCCTATGGTCGAATGCCGCTTCAGGTAGTATTGGGCTTACCGGTCAACATGTGAATGCTTCAGGTGCTGAATCATGGGATGCAGATGGTCTGGAATTCTTTTTCGGGATTGATGGCGATGCTGCCAAATTTCAAACCCTCAGTTGGGGTGATGATGCTGCCATGATCTTCTGGGAAGATAATCGGTGGTCTGGAACTGGAGCTGTAGCTATGGCACAAGTTATGGATGGCAGTGCAGGAATCCAATTTGGTCTCGATGGTACCGTACTCTCCGAAAATGAACAACAGCGGAACCCGGTGTTGACCCCTGACAATGCAGGTGGTGCCTATTTGGCCTATACAAATGCATCAACTGGAGCTGAGATTCTGTATGCCCAGCATGTTGATGCTGAACTGCTGCCGACCTGGCCGGGAATTGGCTATCCGGTGAATCCCTCATCCACTTTTGGGGGAATACAACCCCACCTGGTGCAGGGCAATGACGGCTATCTATATTTACTTTGGACCGCTTTTTCTGATTTGTTCGAACTCATAATATATGGCCAGAAATATGATGCTGATGGTGTTGCCCAGTGGGTTGATGGTGGTCTGCCAATGAGTCCTTCAGAGATCGGAGGTGATCAATACATTACAGATGTGATCGCCATGGCCGATGGTTCTATCCTGTTTATATGGGAAGCTCAATTAGGTTATAACAATATCTATGTTTCCAAATTAGCCGGTGATGGCAATCTGATCTGGACCGAAGCGGTAACAGATGCATCAGACTCTCAGGTTGATGCTGTCTCGGCTTATGATGGCTCAAGTAATATGATCACCGTGGGTTGGCAGGATCAACGGAACGTGGCGCTGAGTGGGGTTGATCTGTATGTAGTTACTATTGATACTGATGGGAATGTAGGAACAGAACAATTAGTCAGTAACCGTTTTGGAGATCAAAACGATCTGCAGCTGAGTTTTGCTGATGACAACTCAGGTGTGCTCTATGCTGCCTGGCAGGATTTTAATGGATTTCAGCTGGATGTTTTTACCAAAAACCTTACTACTGATACTGCCGCTGAGCAGATCACAACCCTGCTCACTGATGATAAGAACCCGGCCTTGAAAGCAGTTACAGCTTCACGTTATCTGCTGGCCTGGGAAGACTGGAGTGATGATATCAGCACCGATCTTTACTTCTATGATTCTGAACCAGATAGTCCGGGACATGCTGCAGGCGGTGTACCATTGAGTTTGGCAGCCTTGAGCCAAAAAGAGCCCCAGATCGTCCCTTTCGCAGACAACACATCTGAATCAATGAACTATCTCATCACCTGGTTGGATATGCGCTCATCAGGGAAGACGGAATTAACCAATATTTATAGCCAGGCTTATACTGGCGTAATCACCTCAATTGATCCACCCGTACTGGCTAAGACTTTCAAGCTGGATAGGGCTTTTCCAAATCCTTTTAATGGAGCGGTGACCCTGCCCATCCGGAATGTAGCAGGTCAGCAGTTGACCCTCAGTATCTATGATCTCCAGGGAAGAGAACTCATCCATGAGACCCTGGACTCTGATCCAGGTCTTGACTATGTCTGGAATGGCATGGATATGCATGGAAACTCATTGAGTAGTGGCCTCTATCTCATCTCAGTCAGCTCTGATCAGCAACGTTTTTCACAAAAGATCATGCTGCTTAAGTGATGCTGGTCCATGGCTGAAATAATCAATAAAAACAATCGCTTATTATGCAATTAAGTCAAAATAAACAAGTGTTGTGGGGAAAATAGGTTATGCGAGTATTCATTGGCTTTTGCCTGCTGTTGATTCTGGCACCGTTTCAAGCGGGGGCTCAATCAAACTTGCGGGATTCAGTTATCGATCCACGTTATCATACCTACGAGGAAGTCGTAGCCTATATGGATTCCATTCAGGATATCCCGGCTTATGCTGCCATTCTGGAGGTACGTGAGATCGGCCGTTCAAACAACGAGGATCTGCCTATCTACGCAGTCAAACTGTCTGATAATCCAACTCAGGATGAAGATGAGCCCGCCCTGCTATTTATGGGACAGTGTCACGCCGAGGAAATTCTTGGTCTGGAGATCACCATCGGTCTCATTGACAGTCTTTTGCATGGTTTTGATGCCAATAATCCCCATGTGATGTCCATTCTGGAAAATCTGGAAGTGTGGGCTATCCCAACCTACAATCCAGAAGGGTTGCGAGTGGTCCATGATGGACTGGATGTCAGCTACCGCAAGAATAAGACAGACAACAATAATAATGGCATATTCGATTATGTACCAGGCATCGGTTATGATATCGATGGTGTTGATTTTAACCGGAATTTTAATTTTAACTGGATCTTTGGGGATGAATATGAAGTGGGGGATTATGATTATTACCGTGGTCCATCTCCCTTTTCCGAGTCAGAGGTCAGAGCGGTCGCCGCGTTAGCCAGACAGGAGCAATTCCTGCTTTCAGTGGCCTACCATTCAGCCCGCTCAGGCACACCGGAGATCATTTACTATTCTTGGGAATGGGAAGAAACCAAGCAGCCACCGGATATCGAGATCATGAGTTCCATGGCCAATATTTTAGCGCAGCGGATCATTAATGAATCAGGCGATGGCAATTATTCGGTTACTCCTGGCAAGACTCCTCGGGGAAATGCCCATGATTGGTTCTATACCCAGACCGGTTCTATTCAATTTCTTATGGAGGTGGGTACCAATAACCTGCAACCCAATGCGGCCATTATTGATGATACGGTCGAACGTAATCTGGAAGGTATTTTTTATCTGATGGACCGGGCTTTTGGCCGTGCTCCTGAAAGTAAGGCTATGATCACCGGTATTGTGACAGATGCCTCAGATGGTTTTGCCCTGGAGGGCGCTCAGATCCGTTTGGCAAAATTGGCTGCAGATTGGAGTCTGACTGAATTAGAAGGACTGATGATGCAGCCTCGGGTCACAGATGGTTTTGGGCGGTACCGCCGTCTGGTCAATCAGGGAACTTATCGGGTGATAGCTTCTGCTCCAGGGTTTGGTGCTGATACCATCCCTGCTGTTTTTACCAGTGATAGTTATGCCACCATTCTGGATTTTAGTCTTGAACCCATGACAATCCGCCAGATCGACCTGGATCTCACCCAATCAACAGGGATCGATGCCTATGAAGTGATTGTTTGGGATGAAACTCAGCGAGATACGCTAACCATGGCTCCTGGAGTGAACCGTTTTGATTGGCAGGGGAATGAGCTTTTCCTTGGAGTGTCTGCAGAGGGATATTTCCCTGAGAACCATCACTTCGATCTGTCAAATGCTACGACTTTTACACTTACTGTCACTTTACCGGCTGAACCGGTCACAGCTTACAGCACTGGTTTTGATGATCTGACGGACTGGAATATTACCTCCGGTTCGTGGGCAACCACCGCTGGAAAACTGGTCTCACAACCCGATCTGTTCTATGCTGCCGGATTGGATATGGAAATTACCCTGCCCAATATCAATCTGGATGTTTTTCCCGATGCTCAGCGTTTGGGAGTGGTTCTGAAACATGCCTATGAAGTTGAATGGCATCTGGATACACTTGCCCTGGAGTTGTGGACAGCAGATGAATCGGAGTTACTCATCAGTCAAACCTGGGTTGATCAAAATTTTAAAGATCATACCGAAACTTTTTTTATCCATGGATCTATTCCCGTATCCGGACTGTTGAAATTGCAGATGAAAACAGATTCAACTGTAGGCTTTAGAGGTTGGCAGATCGATTCCCTCGCGCTCTTTTTATCAGAATCTGAATTTGTCGGGATCGATCCGGTTGAAAAGGAGCGGAATACCCCAGGCTTCAGTCAGGATGCTGAGCTAAGCGCTACGCTGTCACCAAATCCGCTTCAAAAGCAAACCGAGCTGAATTTTACAGTGCCCAACTCAGGTATGGGTCAGATCCAGGTCTTTGATATCCGGGGTCGTGAAATATATCAGGAGCATATTTACTTTAACGCCGGAGCCAACTCCTGGATCTGGCTGGGGCAGGATCTGTCCGGGCATTCGGTAAGTAAAGGAATCTATTTTCTCCGGCTCACTGGAACGCAACAAACTATAACCCGTAAGCTGATGGTAATTGACAAGTTCTGAGGAATGATGCGAATTGAACATCAGAAGTGCAGTAAAAAACAACAAGGCTTGGTTGCGCTATATCATGCTTAACGTGACACTAGGTCCCCTTTTGAGCTTGTCACGGCGTAGTAAAACGAAGATGGAAGAGGATACAGGGGTGAGTTTGAACTGCAACGTTGGAAGCACAATAAGTACACTAGCAAAAAAAGGTTAAAACGATATGCTGAAAAGTTTTCTTAAGATTGGTTCGATCATCCTGTTCACTGCGATGATGCTTTCTGCAGCCGGACCTCTGGCTTTCAAAGATCTGTTGCAAAACTATCCAACTGTTGCAGATCGTTATGCCTGGGATTCATATCAACGTGGTCATTTCCTGGTCATTGGAGCCGATGCAGCCCTTACCAATCCATTCCTTGATTCCTTTCGCATTTTTAAAGAGCGACAAGGGTTTCGAGTAAATATGGTGCCGCTGTCAGAGACCGGTAGTAACAGTTCTGACATCCGCAGTTACATCGCTGATTATTATGCCACGCATGACCTGGAATACGTCTTGCTCATTGGCGATGTGAATGGTGCCTATGCTTTACCAACCTTCAGCTATGGCCCTGAAAATGATGTGACTGATCTACCCTATGTATTGATCGAGGGAGGTGGAGATGATTTCTTCCCGGAAGCATTTATCGGTCGCTGGCCCGTGGATACAGCCCAGGATCTGGTCAAAGTGATCACTCGCACCATCACTTATGCCCAAACTCCGGATGTGGAATCAGGTTATCTGGAAAGAGCCTTGGTCACTGCTGGAAACTATGCGGACACCGGCACTATTCTGACTCCAGTCTGGACTTCCTATTGGCTGAGAGATGAATTGGATGAATTTGGATATTCTCAGGTTGATACCGTGTTTTTTCCACCAGTAACCGGACCGGAACAGATCATGGCAGCCTGGAACGCTGGAGTGGGAGTTGTGAACTATCGCGGTTGGGGTGACGCCCATGGTTGGCATTTTCCTCATTTCCATGTCAGTGATTTTGATGATGGTGATCTGACCAACGGCAACAAACTTCCCATTGTATTCAGTTTTGTCTGCGGGACTGGTAAATTTGACAGCTCAATTGACCCGGCCTTTTGTGAGGCTTTGCTGACCCAGGGCAGTATTGCTATTCCAACCGGTGCTGTGGCAGTTGTGGCACCTTCAGATCTTCACACTCGCACCAAATTCAACAATGCCCTTAACAGCAAATTATGGGATGCCCTCATGGAAGGTCGTGCCCATGAGCTGGCACCGGCTTTATTAGCTTCAAAATTCGGTTTTCTGGATGAATTTGTCAACGAACTGGATCCGGGCGAAATGGCTGAATTCTATTATCACACCTATAATATCATGGGTGACCCCAGCCTGCCGGTGTGGCTGCTTACACCAGAAAGTATCGATGTAGTGCCCGCCGATCTTGGCTCAGTCAGTTGGGATGATGGCCTGATCACGTTGCATCGGCCGGATTTACCTCAGGGTGTTTTCGCTTTACGCCAAAATGATGCTATCATTGGATCCGGTTGCTGGACAGATGGACAGATCAGGATCTATCGCTATGATGGTGCGGCTTTTTATGATGAGAACAATCCAGAGGTACCGCTTGAGATAACCTTGAACAGTCCAGGTCATTTACCAGTGACCATGGAGATCACTCCTGCTGCTGGCAATGGAGTGGTCTTTAACGGTATGGAGGAAGGGCTACACGTCGGTATGAGTACCTGGACCCCTCAACTACACAATTATGGCAACTCGACCCAGACGGTAACGCTGAATCTGAGTACACCGGATGGGTCCTATACAGCTTCTGCCGGGAGTATTACCCTACCTGCCGGAGCCACCCTGAGTATGAATAGTCTGTCAGCACCAGTGATTCAATTGATAGATCGTGAGATCCTCATTGATCTGGAAATTGATGGCAATGGTTCATCAGTGGCTATCCCGATCCAGACAGTTGCTCCTGCTGTGGGAGTCAATTTTATCAACACACCCAGACCTCTGCCTGATGCGGATTTCAGTCTTGAGCTGAATGGCAGTTTTCTGGGGATGGGCGCTACTGGAACAACGATCCATATCGATCTTAGCAGTCCTGCTGATTTTGTAACTCTGGAGGATGTGTCAGGGACTGCCGTGTTAACCGCTGAAGGCAATCTGATGTTTTCAGATGACAGCTTCAGTGGATCGCTTGCTCAAGTAGCCCATGGAAGTCGCCTGCCCCTGTATTTTAGTTTTACCCTGGGCGATCAGGTCGAACCCTTTTATGAGAAACGGATTACGGTTATTGTGGGTGCTATCAGCAGCACAGATCCCACGCCACCCACCTTAAATGAGGGATACTGGGCTTATGATAATACTGATACAGAATATCCTGAACTGCCCACCTATGCCTGGCAGGATCTCTCTGTTGAAGCTGGCGCCCAACACTACAGTTTGAGCGATGATGATCATGAGGTCATAGCGTTACCCTTCAACTTCACTTATTATGATATCGATTATGATCTAATGACCATTAACTCTAATGGCTGGGCTGCTTTTGGATCAGATTATATCAATTATTTCCGAAATTGGTCCATCCCCATGCCCCTGGGACCGGATGCCATGCTGGCTCCTTTCTGGGATGATCTTGACAATGATACGCTGGTCAATGGCCAGGAAGTCGGTCGTCCAATTGACATGTACACCTTTCATGATCAGGTTAATCAGCAATTTATAATAGAGTGGCATGAGGTTTGGAATGGCTTTGGAGATCGTAGTTTTCTGGAAACATTTCAGATCATTCTCCATGATCCAGCCGCTTTTGTTGCTGCTGATGGTAATGGTGTTATTGAATTTCAGTATTTTGAAGTGAACGATGTAGATCAGATCAACAACTATAGTACGGTGGGTATCGAATCACCTGATCAGAACGACGGAGTCATGTACGTTTATGCCAGAAACTACGCCCCTGGCGCTGCCGATCTGGTGGCGGGTCGGATCATTCGGTTTACAACCAATCCGCCTGAATTCTATGTTCAGCCCATA encodes the following:
- a CDS encoding C25 family cysteine peptidase, yielding MFRSIQIFITTLLALNFLGATDLIRPKQELTPVDGGIQVKLDFQHISETQWRDLLAQPQSFHEFGYGVAGEPGEAALPMITMVIPVTVSGSIHVTALTRTEIALENPVLKSSPAGHLDSDQQAREIRNFDWGQAVRSQDNDIILGDLVNMRGQQFLPITLHPLQLDPTDRSLSITSTLEFELLGVELTETIQRTEDGGIRSISLPTDQFAPKGHYLIITTPTFESYIQYFADWKLRQGYEVTIVNTTTTGQSAYNIKAYLQGVWDTWESRPDYLVLVGDVDQGLPGHYVQNPEGDNLVTDHPYALLEGDDSFPELMVGRLSVDTISELIAFTAKIVAYESNPYMINTDWFQRALMISTTWGAASAQATKEWVADKLVENGFEQVYTAYHPAQSSASAISNPINQGVAYVNYRGYGMYNGWYGPDFTNDNIQSLIHNGSRTPVITSVVCGGGNFASYVDPCFGEKWTRIGTMNNPKGAVAFFGPSELYTHTQFNNVIDIGIYSGIFDLGLTTLGEALWHGKFELWRNYHQNTYLPFGHTPEFYHYVYNLLGDPGMQLWTDVPQLLNVEHIDTLSSGDNALVVSVTTGSGTVIPGAYVALFNDENAIGGYSDANGQIQLPFQSGTESEIMLTVTGKNLFPYLVTLPIVASDYPLSLSDWTLSADGSLVAGQTGAMDLTLVSNGVELNNVTLRFTSTTAGVTVPDIITIPNIPAGNVHVEEQVELSTDAHLGHATPVNIAVEVATGTEIWTWYQTFSVQAPQVTISALNVIDGALNAGDSAEVEIELLNMGGVPSDQVTVIPLAHNLVSFDHGSLVCPGLGVDESGDVSNTLNLIFSEQIFPGERIKLHFECIQAGLIDTLEFWLQVGEINRYGPSQVDDYGYRMFDNFDLAYTKTQAYEWVELDPVLGGSGSLINMHDTYEEGDASRVIALPFEVNYYGESYNQITVCTNGWAAFGNQSAVNFHNRTIPSPVGPDAMLAPYWDDLATNPGTVLQLTSPGQDHFVIQWNRMRNLWYQTDLSFQIIIYNTNDHPTDSGDNDIKFQYKSYDNIDLQANFSTTGIEAPDSQTGLLASYNNMNDPSIGYLANQTALLFTTDRGERLADGMAAVNTTSLSFTQNPWSTGRDSIIISNVGESPLAYNIHINSTSDLMLAPQIIVDPTIHKATPDEVADTPGIREGSDAFGYTWKKSIDEGGPDYNWVDIAIPPNILNYTADPDDSSIGPVSLGFEFPYYGDVYSGIHISSNGTFSFMSNYAPWLNTVLPTASAPSALVAPWWEDLNNDEGPQGTIYFWTNNYDQCIITWQDFPKWGTSNLYTFQVIMDAFGKIIFQYQTIDGPTTSATVGMQNAARNIGLQIHYNETTTFAAETAISILPPVQWFAASGWSGQIAPGASSSFVVDVQTRNLDPGHYEIPMILTTSAINFPMADLLVSLDIITGQPPAGDLNGDYLINITDLMSLLDFILVLEDMSEAQFMLADLSADNTVDVIDVILLVETILENN
- a CDS encoding T9SS type A sorting domain-containing protein gives rise to the protein MRLLSLLLITGSLFATGNFSWVEDGVPVRQGVHIEWQRTGDVGAAGEMIFAWSDTRTGDRDIYVQKIDTSGQLLWGSTGIRATPVDGRQEDPVLVSDGAGGAFLAWIDYRDDEYGDVYAQHLDENGNLSWDPAGVALAVNAGSQQTANMARGAVGSAYVIWNDGSLSESGDIFGTVLSLDGPLATGGTDGFSLVNAPGTQTGHSIETSGSEVVVVWRDTRDVNDPNIYGQRLDVNFTGLWGENGRLVCGNDADQVYPKVAPANGNAVVVSWLDVRNNIKTDIFSQLLDENGDELWTADGLPVTNLSSEQKACRVKSNGIDQIYYVWEDFRNNAQDPDIYMQSINLAGVTQWADDGIPIAEVTLKQKQPRFTLADDGGMFVTWLDERAGGFPKSDIYLQHVDLAGNIGFAENGLALTSGYQYQTGGLVRPDGAGGALVLWSNAASGSIGLTGQHVNASGAESWDADGLEFFFGIDGDAAKFQTLSWGDDAAMIFWEDNRWSGTGAVAMAQVMDGSAGIQFGLDGTVLSENEQQRNPVLTPDNAGGAYLAYTNASTGAEILYAQHVDAELLPTWPGIGYPVNPSSTFGGIQPHLVQGNDGYLYLLWTAFSDLFELIIYGQKYDADGVAQWVDGGLPMSPSEIGGDQYITDVIAMADGSILFIWEAQLGYNNIYVSKLAGDGNLIWTEAVTDASDSQVDAVSAYDGSSNMITVGWQDQRNVALSGVDLYVVTIDTDGNVGTEQLVSNRFGDQNDLQLSFADDNSGVLYAAWQDFNGFQLDVFTKNLTTDTAAEQITTLLTDDKNPALKAVTASRYLLAWEDWSDDISTDLYFYDSEPDSPGHAAGGVPLSLAALSQKEPQIVPFADNTSESMNYLITWLDMRSSGKTELTNIYSQAYTGVITSIDPPVLAKTFKLDRAFPNPFNGAVTLPIRNVAGQQLTLSIYDLQGRELIHETLDSDPGLDYVWNGMDMHGNSLSSGLYLISVSSDQQRFSQKIMLLK